Sequence from the Armatimonadota bacterium genome:
ATCGGATCAGATTTGTTCACCCTCGCGCCACCCGGGAGACCTGTCTGTCCGCCATCGCCAGTCTTGGTGTAGATCTTCATCGCCCGTACCTCAAGACAAGGCGGACGAAGCGGGGCAACAGGGCGACCTTCCTCACCTTGCCAGGGTTCTGCAGGAGTCGCCACACCCACTCGAGCTTCAGCCTTCTGACCAGGCGAGGCGCCCGTCGAACCTTTCCGCTAAAAACGTCGAGCGACCCGCCAACGCCCATCGAGACTTTCGCACGAATGATATCAGCTGTTCGAGAGATGAACATCTCCTGCCTCGGTATGCCCATTGCGACCAGCAAGACGTCCGGTTTGAGCGGCGCGATCTCCGCCGCGACCAGCTCGTCATCCTCGACCGGAAAATAGCCGTGCCGCGTACCGACGATCTGGATGCCCGGATGCTGCAGCCTCAGTCGCTCTGCGGCCCTGTCGGCTATCCCGGGCT
This genomic interval carries:
- a CDS encoding WecB/TagA/CpsF family glycosyltransferase, with the translated sequence MDVTPTSIVAEQAELPTADVLGVKVSTLDLEATVRRVDDFLRTESTHAIVTADSSGFVLAQSNDALLQLYKSADLVTADSAGVVWAVRKLTGQRISRVSGVDLAFQICRLASLKGYRVFLLGAQPGIADRAAERLRLQHPGIQIVGTRHGYFPVEDDELVAAEIAPLKPDVLLVAMGIPRQEMFISRTADIIRAKVSMGVGGSLDVFSGKVRRAPRLVRRLKLEWVWRLLQNPGKVRKVALLPRFVRLVLRYGR